Proteins encoded together in one Eriocheir sinensis breed Jianghai 21 chromosome 41, ASM2467909v1, whole genome shotgun sequence window:
- the LOC127009459 gene encoding bifunctional lysine-specific demethylase and histidyl-hydroxylase NO66-like has translation MHPGTPGHASTHNQCPAAVMSEPVSNWEWTAVIGARQGGRRGRKGHANRGRVVRGRGRRATGGSGEKKENKRVSNINMKTDKSKKKKKSNVKYIIICIMVVLALVIGILMLSVLGNTPKAEENVVPRQERRRKEDSTKVALAVGGVFCLFSCCCVVVVTVYFARRDKKSPSTSSSPSSKSFTSSKSSSSLSKSIGSEGGTKKQEKKEEKEQEGKEEEEDEEEEKEEENEKEEEEEKEEEEGKEVDDDKEEKENEEEEEGEEEEDWWEEEWDDDEEEVEEEEEEEEEEEEEEEEEKFVDDSETTGE, from the coding sequence ATGCATCCTGGCACACCTGGACACGCCTCAACACACAACCAGTGTCCCGCGGCCGTAATGAGTGAACCTGTATCGAACTGGGAATGGACAGCTGTTATTGGTGCTCgacaaggtggaagaagaggacgaaaaggcCATGCAAACAGAGGCCGAGTAGTTAGGGGCAGAGGCCGGAGAGCAACTggtgggagtggagaaaagaaagagaataagagagtcAGTAACATAAATATGAAGACAGACAagtcgaaaaagaagaaaaaaagcaacgtAAAATATATCATAATCTGCATAATGGTTGTGCTGGCGTTAGTAATCGGTATCTTGATGCTGTCTGTCCTTGGGAACACCCCGAAGGCAGAAGAAAATGTCGTCCCAAGGCAAGAGAGGAGGCGTAAAGAAGACTCCACAAAAGTTGCCTTGGccgttggtggtgttttttgccTTTTCAGTTGCTGTTGCGTGGTGGTGGTCACTGTATATTTTGCCCGTCGTGATAAAAAATCCCCGTCAACTTCGTCATCACCTTCGTCAAAATCGTTTACTTCTTCTAaatcatcatcttccctttcaAAATCAATAGGGAGTGAAGGTGGGacgaaaaaacaagagaaaaaggaggagaaagagcaagagggaaaagaagaggaggaagatgaagaagaggaaaaggaagaggaaaatgagaaggaagaggaggaggagaaggaggaggaggagggaaaagaagtagacgacgacaaagaagaaaaagaaaatgaagaagaggaggagggagaagaggaggaggattggtgggaggaggaatgggatgatgatgaagaagaggtggaggaggaagaggaagaggaggaggaggaggaggaggaggaggaggaggagaagtttgtAGACGATAGTGAGACAACTGGTGAATAA